The Pyruvatibacter sp. HU-CL02332 genome includes a window with the following:
- a CDS encoding mechanosensitive ion channel family protein yields MVQELAANFWSVLVTFWNDGVLGIDFTRLLIVAGILIFFYVLRGLFARIVLATVRQWAKNTTTNFDDMVIEAISPSLKLLVVTVGVFIAGQYLALEGIGGIIIDNLVRSMVAVAFFWALYNVTKPLTLVFKRLEAVLTREMVDWLITATRIGVVLLGLATILQIWGIQVAPLIAGLGLFGVAVALGAQDLFKNLLAGLSILVEKRFGVGDWVKVDGVVEGTVEQIGFRSTRVRRFDKAPVYVPNTEFADGAVTNFSAMTHRRIYWKIGIEYSASKEQLQQVRNGIEAYVLGNEDFAKPPEVPLFVRIDAFNDSSIDIMLYCFTRTTVWGEWLESKEQLALAIKGIVEGAGTGFAFPSTSIYLESLPAGAPEIFEPPKQVDTSA; encoded by the coding sequence ATGGTGCAGGAACTCGCGGCAAATTTCTGGTCAGTTTTGGTCACATTCTGGAACGATGGCGTGCTGGGAATCGATTTCACTCGATTGCTCATCGTCGCGGGAATTCTGATCTTCTTCTACGTGCTGCGAGGACTGTTCGCCCGCATTGTTCTGGCAACCGTTCGCCAGTGGGCAAAAAACACCACGACCAATTTCGACGATATGGTCATTGAAGCGATCAGCCCGTCGCTCAAGCTACTGGTGGTGACTGTCGGCGTCTTCATTGCCGGACAATATCTGGCACTTGAAGGCATCGGCGGCATCATCATCGACAATCTTGTGCGGTCAATGGTGGCGGTGGCGTTCTTCTGGGCGCTCTACAATGTCACCAAGCCTTTGACTCTTGTCTTCAAGCGTCTTGAAGCCGTGTTGACCCGTGAGATGGTGGACTGGCTGATTACCGCCACACGCATAGGCGTTGTTCTCCTGGGTCTTGCCACCATTCTTCAGATCTGGGGCATTCAGGTTGCCCCGCTGATTGCAGGTCTGGGTCTCTTTGGTGTCGCGGTCGCTCTGGGCGCACAAGACCTGTTCAAGAACCTTCTGGCAGGCCTGTCTATCCTGGTTGAAAAGCGCTTTGGTGTTGGTGATTGGGTCAAGGTTGATGGTGTGGTCGAAGGCACCGTTGAGCAGATCGGGTTCAGGTCAACGCGTGTTCGCCGGTTTGACAAAGCGCCGGTATATGTTCCGAACACGGAATTTGCGGACGGCGCGGTGACGAACTTCTCCGCCATGACCCATCGCCGCATCTACTGGAAGATCGGCATTGAATACAGCGCCTCCAAAGAACAGCTGCAACAGGTCCGCAATGGCATTGAAGCCTATGTGCTGGGCAACGAAGATTTTGCCAAGCCGCCGGAAGTCCCGTTGTTTGTGCGCATAGATGCCTTCAACGACAGCTCAATCGACATCATGCTCTATTGCTTCACACGCACCACCGTGTGGGGAGAGTGGCTTGAGTCAAAAGAACAGTTGGCTTTGGCAATCAAGGGCATTGTGGAAGGCGCTGGTACCGGCTTTGCCTTCCCGTCTACGTCCATCTATCTGGAAAGCTTGCCTGCTGGCGCGCCGGAAATTTTTGAACCACCCAAACAGGTGGACACCAGCGCCTGA
- a CDS encoding DUF1491 family protein: MQPRLRSDLRVQAIMRRATSSGAFTAIARKGHETAGAVFVKAALQDRTVRVFGPAPGPGTDDDGQPRWMCVTGAQPVADVDADTYLERYAKSDPDLWIVEIESGDSEACLDGVVIDETPSQTDPLISQIFGR, translated from the coding sequence ATGCAACCACGACTGAGATCAGACCTGCGTGTCCAGGCAATCATGCGCCGTGCAACAAGTTCAGGCGCCTTTACGGCAATTGCCCGAAAGGGCCACGAAACCGCCGGCGCCGTCTTCGTGAAGGCCGCATTGCAGGACCGAACGGTGCGCGTTTTTGGCCCGGCGCCGGGACCCGGCACAGACGATGACGGCCAGCCGCGCTGGATGTGCGTGACAGGTGCACAGCCGGTGGCAGACGTGGATGCCGACACATATCTCGAGCGCTACGCCAAATCGGACCCGGACTTGTGGATCGTGGAAATAGAATCCGGTGACAGTGAAGCCTGTCTGGATGGTGTCGTGATTGACGAAACACCATCGCAGACAGACCCACTCATCTCACAGATATTTGGTCGCTAG
- a CDS encoding PAS domain-containing sensor histidine kinase produces MQIADWQVHLSVRGRPRQMRRHASFIRQHLTGGAMGLAGGVLFAVVTGSIDLFAVGAFALLGATALPGLFLRATGQLAASYALSSTFFAILVGWLCLWTGGVDSPAIFWLAIVPMEAALSANRRSAITAAAISSIVFSCLVWMSLASSLPPAHLPGIDPFLTRMVSIVAAIVYACALAMRTQEAYQRAEDAADSEEARYRMVADNASDLITRHSIDGTVLFATPASRRLLNVSPDKLIGSRLSDVPGCTDAEAIADAFTNTLRQGGEATVEFTVPNADGTTRYLETRLRATGNAVDISLIAVTRDITDRQEAHVVMEEARDMAESASRTKSAFLRSMSHELRTPLNSIIGFAQVIRDQSFGPIGNGRYSDYADMIGDSGKTLLRIVTDVLRMSEIEAGNVEMDVEETRLLPIADGAVRTLEPQARHGRVVVINHVSDDLPLALADARAAGQAVNGILANAIQYSALGESIEIEAGSDELSVWLEIKDNGPGIPAHEIDRLMRPFERTGGSLEGRPSGAGVGLAIAKALTELQRGGFSIRSQEGEGTTVRLAFPRARMASRRSA; encoded by the coding sequence GTGCAGATCGCTGACTGGCAGGTGCATCTAAGCGTACGCGGGCGACCGCGGCAGATGAGACGTCATGCGTCCTTCATCCGGCAGCATCTCACCGGCGGGGCCATGGGTCTTGCTGGTGGTGTCCTGTTCGCCGTTGTAACCGGCAGCATCGACCTGTTTGCAGTCGGCGCTTTTGCTCTTCTGGGCGCCACAGCGTTGCCAGGTCTCTTTTTGCGTGCGACGGGTCAACTGGCAGCGTCCTACGCCCTGTCATCCACCTTCTTTGCCATTCTCGTCGGCTGGCTTTGCCTGTGGACAGGCGGAGTGGATTCGCCGGCCATTTTCTGGCTCGCAATCGTTCCCATGGAAGCCGCGCTGTCAGCAAACCGCCGAAGCGCGATCACCGCTGCGGCCATCTCATCCATTGTTTTCTCATGCCTTGTCTGGATGTCTCTGGCATCCAGCCTTCCGCCAGCGCACCTGCCGGGTATCGATCCATTCCTCACACGGATGGTGTCGATCGTTGCCGCAATCGTATATGCCTGCGCTCTCGCCATGCGGACGCAGGAAGCCTATCAGCGCGCGGAAGATGCCGCTGACAGCGAAGAAGCGCGCTACCGCATGGTTGCGGACAACGCCAGTGACCTGATCACGCGTCACTCAATTGACGGCACGGTGCTGTTCGCGACGCCTGCCAGCCGCCGCCTGCTGAACGTTTCTCCGGACAAGCTCATCGGCAGCCGACTGTCGGACGTGCCGGGGTGTACCGATGCTGAAGCGATTGCAGACGCGTTCACAAATACTCTGCGCCAGGGCGGCGAAGCCACCGTTGAATTTACTGTGCCCAACGCCGATGGCACCACGCGCTATTTGGAAACGCGCCTGCGCGCGACCGGCAACGCTGTTGATATCAGCCTCATTGCAGTGACCCGCGACATCACCGATCGCCAGGAAGCACATGTGGTGATGGAAGAGGCACGCGACATGGCTGAATCAGCCAGTCGCACCAAGTCAGCTTTCCTGCGCAGCATGAGCCACGAGTTGCGCACGCCGCTCAACTCCATCATCGGTTTCGCGCAGGTGATCCGTGATCAGTCCTTCGGTCCCATCGGCAATGGTCGGTATTCCGATTATGCAGACATGATCGGCGACAGCGGCAAAACACTTTTGCGCATCGTCACGGACGTATTGCGCATGTCGGAAATCGAAGCCGGCAATGTAGAAATGGATGTGGAGGAAACGCGCCTCCTGCCCATAGCCGATGGTGCCGTTCGTACGCTTGAGCCTCAGGCTCGCCATGGTCGCGTCGTTGTTATCAATCACGTATCTGACGATTTGCCCCTCGCTCTGGCAGATGCCCGTGCAGCGGGTCAGGCTGTCAATGGCATTCTCGCAAATGCCATTCAGTACTCGGCCCTTGGCGAAAGCATTGAGATCGAAGCCGGGTCCGATGAGCTGAGTGTATGGCTGGAGATCAAGGACAATGGTCCGGGGATTCCTGCACATGAAATCGACCGGCTCATGCGTCCGTTCGAACGCACCGGCGGTAGCCTTGAAGGTCGCCCGTCAGGTGCAGGCGTCGGCCTGGCAATCGCCAAGGCGCTCACCGAATTGCAGCGCGGTGGCTTCTCGATCCGCTCGCAGGAAGGCGAGGGCACAACCGTACGCCTCGCGTTCCCGCGCGCCCGCATGGCAAGCCGCCGTTCCGCTTGA
- a CDS encoding PAS-domain containing protein: MPVSTRQGIEALVNGLDSLRVGIIVFDGSDRLVYCNDHFRFIFRTFDDLDEISGLAYEDILKTLLENGEFAGARAIHDPENWLADTLAHHRSRDYAPRIERLSDGRWMEVKCRPMDDGGAIVHWNDVTSLMQTQLRFEAAIESTADGFAVWDQADRLVLHNRVFARLHRATSERLKPGTTFMTFMTDTAHSGIFDDGDNPDEWIARRVEKHGLPVGQSTLRHKDGRWFLMRDRRTREGGRVTVYTDITELKERERQLIERGRTLQYTVQELEMNRAKLEDQASNLVDVAEKLDSAKSAAERANESKTSFLRNMSHELRTPLNSIIGFSEVLEQELFGKLGNERYLDYASMINTSGGHLLSLINQILDLSKIEAGRYELVHNPFDLREILEDCSDLLAPQAKAGSISVDVTMPDGDCEVDADHTAIRQCVLNLMSNAIKFTKEGGSVTVRLEDKDDMALLIVSDTGIGIAPNDLRRVMIPFEQVDSTFAAGKQGTGLGLPIVKSLVELHGGSIELASTLGKGTTATVWLPKEASEPAVGAHHVGRGYGLIASPSH; this comes from the coding sequence ATGCCGGTTAGTACGCGTCAGGGCATCGAGGCACTGGTAAACGGGCTGGACAGCCTGCGGGTGGGGATCATCGTTTTTGATGGCTCTGACCGGCTTGTCTATTGCAATGACCATTTCCGTTTCATCTTTCGGACGTTCGACGATCTGGATGAAATTTCGGGCCTTGCCTACGAGGATATTCTCAAAACTCTGCTGGAAAATGGTGAGTTTGCAGGCGCTCGTGCCATCCACGACCCTGAAAACTGGCTTGCTGACACGCTTGCCCATCATCGATCTCGTGACTATGCGCCCAGGATAGAACGGCTGTCCGACGGGCGCTGGATGGAAGTCAAATGCCGCCCCATGGATGATGGCGGCGCCATTGTTCACTGGAACGATGTAACCAGCCTCATGCAGACACAGCTGCGTTTTGAAGCTGCCATTGAAAGCACGGCGGACGGCTTTGCGGTGTGGGATCAGGCAGACAGACTGGTATTGCACAACCGTGTATTCGCGCGGCTGCATCGCGCCACGTCAGAACGGCTCAAGCCCGGCACCACTTTCATGACGTTCATGACGGACACGGCGCATTCGGGCATCTTTGATGATGGAGACAATCCCGATGAGTGGATTGCCCGGCGTGTTGAAAAACACGGATTGCCTGTTGGCCAGAGCACGCTGCGCCATAAGGATGGTCGCTGGTTCCTGATGCGTGACCGGCGCACACGCGAAGGTGGTCGCGTCACAGTGTATACGGACATTACCGAACTTAAGGAGCGTGAACGCCAGCTCATAGAACGCGGAAGAACACTGCAATACACAGTGCAGGAACTGGAAATGAACCGCGCGAAGCTCGAAGATCAGGCATCGAACCTGGTGGACGTGGCGGAGAAACTCGACTCCGCCAAATCAGCGGCTGAACGCGCCAATGAAAGCAAAACATCTTTCCTGCGCAACATGAGTCACGAGCTCCGCACGCCCCTCAACTCAATCATCGGTTTTTCCGAAGTTCTGGAGCAGGAGCTGTTTGGGAAGCTGGGCAATGAGCGTTATCTCGACTACGCGTCGATGATCAACACGTCCGGTGGACATTTGTTGTCGCTGATCAACCAGATCCTCGACCTTTCGAAGATCGAAGCCGGACGATACGAGCTGGTTCACAACCCGTTTGATCTGCGCGAGATACTGGAAGACTGCAGTGATCTGCTGGCGCCACAGGCAAAGGCCGGCAGCATCTCTGTAGATGTCACAATGCCTGATGGCGATTGTGAAGTGGATGCGGATCACACGGCAATTCGTCAGTGTGTGCTGAATCTCATGTCCAATGCGATCAAGTTCACCAAGGAAGGCGGCTCGGTGACTGTTCGCCTTGAAGACAAGGACGACATGGCGCTTCTCATTGTCAGTGATACAGGCATCGGCATCGCGCCGAATGATTTGCGGCGGGTGATGATCCCATTTGAGCAGGTGGACTCCACATTTGCTGCAGGCAAACAGGGCACAGGTCTTGGTCTGCCAATTGTGAAATCACTGGTTGAACTGCATGGCGGCTCTATTGAACTGGCCAGCACGTTGGGCAAAGGCACCACCGCTACGGTGTGGTTGCCCAAAGAGGCCAGTGAGCCTGCTGTTGGTGCGCACCATGTGGGCAGAGGCTATGGCCTCATTGCATCGCCATCGCATTAG
- a CDS encoding polyphosphate kinase, with product MASKKNKSDNASGENGAGADIHHEDQFAIWQPNGFKLSEVPGDASVESREYTDILKSLQDDLRELQLAFLYNKLKGVIVFEGWDAAGKGGIIRRLTSVMDPRAVRVWPISAPDQREREEHYLQRFWRRLPPNGELGIFDRSWYGRVLVERVEDFATREEWGRAYGEINAFEASLAADGFRLVKIFLQVDHEEQAQRFRDRLDDPLKRWKLTPEDLRNRSRRAAYEEAIEEMVRRTSAPDAPWHVIPANDKKFARLAAISTIIRTLGAGIEFEPPAPNEDFLAEAHKELGIEPDSK from the coding sequence ATGGCTTCCAAAAAAAACAAGTCAGACAATGCGTCAGGTGAGAATGGAGCGGGCGCTGACATTCATCACGAAGATCAATTCGCCATCTGGCAGCCAAATGGCTTCAAGCTGTCGGAAGTACCTGGCGATGCGTCGGTAGAGAGCCGTGAGTACACAGACATTCTAAAGTCCCTACAGGACGATCTGCGCGAACTACAGCTGGCCTTTCTCTATAACAAGCTCAAGGGCGTTATTGTTTTTGAAGGCTGGGATGCAGCTGGCAAGGGCGGCATCATCCGGCGCCTGACCAGCGTCATGGACCCACGCGCAGTCCGTGTCTGGCCGATTTCGGCACCTGACCAACGCGAACGGGAAGAACATTATCTTCAGCGCTTCTGGCGGCGGCTGCCGCCCAATGGCGAGTTGGGCATCTTTGACCGCTCCTGGTACGGACGTGTGCTGGTGGAGCGCGTCGAGGACTTTGCTACCCGCGAAGAGTGGGGCCGCGCTTATGGAGAGATAAACGCCTTTGAGGCGTCACTGGCCGCTGATGGCTTCCGCCTGGTGAAGATCTTTCTGCAGGTGGACCATGAGGAACAGGCTCAGCGTTTTCGCGACCGTCTCGATGATCCCCTCAAGAGGTGGAAGCTTACTCCTGAAGATTTGCGCAACAGAAGCCGCCGTGCGGCCTATGAAGAAGCCATTGAAGAAATGGTGCGGCGGACATCGGCACCGGATGCGCCCTGGCATGTGATCCCCGCCAACGACAAGAAATTTGCGCGGCTCGCTGCGATCTCCACCATCATCCGCACACTAGGGGCAGGCATTGAGTTCGAACCGCCCGCCCCGAACGAGGATTTTCTCGCCGAAGCTCACAAGGAGCTGGGGATTGAGCCGGATTCCAAATAG
- a CDS encoding SufE family protein, translated as MAVSINDLIDDFSYLDDWEDRYRYVIELGKDLTPLPDAEHSDANKVKGCVSQVWLQTHVAKGDNGEPVLTFIGDSDAHIVRGLIAIVLRLYSGRPASEIASTPADPVFQQIGLDEHLSPQRSNGLHAMVGRIQADAAAALADAGVA; from the coding sequence CTGGCTGTGAGTATCAATGACCTGATTGACGACTTTTCCTACCTTGATGATTGGGAAGACCGGTATCGGTATGTGATCGAGCTTGGCAAAGACCTGACCCCTCTCCCTGATGCGGAACACTCGGACGCCAACAAGGTCAAGGGCTGTGTAAGTCAGGTCTGGCTTCAGACCCATGTTGCCAAGGGCGACAACGGCGAGCCGGTTCTGACCTTCATTGGCGACAGCGACGCCCATATTGTGCGTGGGCTTATTGCGATTGTGCTGCGGCTGTATTCCGGGCGCCCGGCTTCTGAGATCGCCAGTACACCAGCGGACCCGGTGTTTCAGCAAATCGGTCTTGATGAACATCTAAGCCCACAACGCTCAAATGGTCTGCACGCGATGGTCGGTCGGATCCAGGCCGATGCCGCTGCAGCATTGGCTGACGCCGGGGTCGCCTAG
- a CDS encoding DUF4345 family protein, which translates to MGLYILPYIGGVIGLGLGLFAIFRPYGAAKLVGIKIDEALPHSISEVRATYGGVFAGGHAFALVTGSDAAFMTLACGWGLTGIVRLVSMVIDRAANGANYGGTAFELVMAALLAAPFVIG; encoded by the coding sequence ATGGGTCTTTATATCCTGCCTTACATTGGCGGCGTCATCGGGCTTGGGCTTGGGCTGTTCGCCATTTTTCGTCCCTACGGAGCGGCAAAGCTTGTCGGGATCAAGATTGACGAGGCATTGCCACATTCGATTTCCGAAGTACGTGCCACCTATGGCGGCGTGTTTGCCGGTGGGCATGCGTTTGCCCTTGTGACCGGCAGCGACGCGGCCTTTATGACGCTCGCCTGCGGCTGGGGGTTGACCGGGATTGTGCGACTTGTGTCGATGGTGATTGATCGCGCGGCCAATGGAGCCAATTACGGTGGCACCGCCTTTGAGCTCGTCATGGCTGCCCTCCTTGCAGCGCCATTCGTGATTGGCTGA
- a CDS encoding DUF6456 domain-containing protein → MQKTPPSKWITPPSAAPVPTKPVAIAKGELDREARRILPRLVSPGTLLVPVPQANRYAVRSGRSRGGTPRTRVDARIVHAFEREGLIAANGDDFTLTDLGRARVTRDAATVDPFRAQHQLEGTRMIDGRGDGTKTALTPMRVNLAETPLGWLRRRKGSNGKALVSQTQFEAGEKLRADFTSAQMTQRVTADWSVQLDGNRRNANDGLNVSEKALAARQRFYKALDAVGPGLAEPLVDVCCYLSGLEDAERRMGWPQRSGKVVLAIALERLADHYGFNGSSAGRRRSSYVWHALETPKMEEPPETKA, encoded by the coding sequence ATGCAAAAAACACCTCCCTCCAAATGGATCACACCGCCATCAGCGGCCCCTGTGCCCACAAAACCGGTAGCCATCGCGAAAGGCGAGCTTGACCGAGAGGCGCGCCGCATTCTGCCGCGCCTTGTGTCGCCGGGCACCCTGCTTGTTCCGGTTCCCCAGGCGAACCGTTACGCCGTGCGCTCGGGGAGATCGCGCGGCGGCACCCCGCGCACCCGCGTTGATGCACGCATCGTCCACGCCTTCGAACGCGAAGGATTGATTGCAGCGAACGGCGATGACTTCACCCTTACGGATCTCGGCCGCGCCCGTGTCACCCGGGACGCGGCGACCGTTGACCCCTTTCGCGCGCAGCACCAACTCGAAGGCACCCGGATGATTGACGGGCGAGGGGACGGCACAAAAACCGCGCTGACGCCTATGCGCGTCAACCTGGCGGAAACGCCGCTTGGATGGCTGCGCCGCCGCAAAGGGAGTAACGGCAAGGCACTTGTGTCACAAACCCAGTTTGAAGCCGGCGAAAAACTGCGCGCCGACTTCACCAGCGCCCAGATGACCCAGCGCGTGACCGCGGACTGGTCCGTCCAGCTGGATGGCAATCGCCGCAACGCGAATGACGGTCTGAATGTCAGCGAAAAAGCATTGGCGGCACGCCAGCGCTTCTACAAGGCATTGGATGCGGTCGGGCCCGGCCTCGCAGAACCGCTGGTGGACGTGTGCTGTTACCTGAGCGGTCTGGAGGATGCCGAGCGACGCATGGGGTGGCCGCAACGCTCAGGCAAAGTTGTCCTGGCCATCGCTCTGGAGCGTCTGGCTGACCATTACGGCTTCAATGGTTCATCCGCTGGGCGAAGGAGGTCCAGCTACGTATGGCATGCGCTGGAAACACCTAAGATGGAAGAGCCGCCAGAAACAAAGGCGTGA
- a CDS encoding helix-turn-helix domain-containing protein yields MSRQFNVSVDELVSAQRGSSAACHARQVAMYLTHVVFGVTLTSVGDDFGRDRSTVSHACRQVEWARDDVVFDQLLSRLEWQLRAATGKEV; encoded by the coding sequence GTGTCTCGTCAGTTCAATGTTTCTGTGGATGAACTAGTTTCCGCCCAGCGCGGATCTTCTGCTGCGTGTCATGCCCGCCAGGTCGCCATGTACCTCACCCATGTGGTCTTCGGGGTCACCCTCACAAGCGTTGGCGACGATTTTGGCCGCGACAGGTCCACCGTCTCCCATGCTTGCCGCCAGGTCGAATGGGCTCGGGATGATGTGGTGTTTGACCAGTTGTTGTCGCGCCTGGAGTGGCAACTTCGTGCGGCCACCGGCAAGGAGGTTTAG
- a CDS encoding helix-turn-helix transcriptional regulator: MQTRIRHYRKLRGLTLQQLADKVETTPQTISRLETGNMTVSIDWLERFAGVFDVQVRDLISGTQGREIDLMGTLAGDGAALTATEADLPGFAVDIPADRPVAVWLSGRVGPYEAGDLLIGNRLEGADLAAAHAQDCLVPGDNNTLYLRRVAREDSGLFTLMPLDAGGDVRFGAELDWAARIVMRIQYFRKPR; encoded by the coding sequence ATGCAGACACGTATTCGGCACTACCGGAAACTGCGCGGGCTGACCCTGCAGCAGCTGGCCGACAAGGTGGAAACGACGCCTCAGACCATTTCCCGGCTGGAAACCGGCAATATGACGGTCTCCATTGACTGGCTGGAGCGATTTGCCGGTGTCTTTGATGTCCAGGTGCGTGATCTGATATCCGGCACCCAGGGCCGCGAAATTGACCTTATGGGTACATTGGCCGGCGACGGCGCGGCACTGACAGCAACGGAAGCTGACCTGCCCGGCTTTGCGGTGGATATCCCCGCCGACCGCCCCGTCGCCGTGTGGCTGTCGGGCAGGGTCGGTCCCTATGAGGCGGGAGATCTGTTGATCGGCAACCGGCTTGAGGGAGCAGACCTTGCCGCTGCCCATGCTCAGGACTGCCTTGTCCCCGGAGACAACAACACACTGTATCTGCGCCGTGTGGCGCGGGAGGACAGTGGATTGTTCACCCTGATGCCGCTTGATGCGGGGGGCGATGTGCGCTTTGGCGCGGAGCTCGACTGGGCCGCGCGCATTGTCATGCGCATTCAGTATTTCAGGAAGCCGCGCTAG
- a CDS encoding GNAT family N-acetyltransferase, translating to MATARKSAPKSKARTKTAARKTAAKKPTARKTAAKTASKTASKKTAAPKAEAKPSKPRAIAQPVIRRIWPLEADALRRHLCRLDREDRTLRFGRPVTNRFIQTYVDRIDWFRDIVIGAVVDGEVTASGILTPIGWRLPLEGSAAVAVESNMQGYGLGSELTKRMLTIGRNRFMSRIYMLCLVKNERMYRIAEKFGGEVDRFRDETVEAQFDLSRPTVSTVTTEAVSEGLALGRTVVGKVPVIGALANGTHAA from the coding sequence ATGGCTACAGCCCGAAAAAGCGCCCCAAAGTCCAAAGCGCGGACTAAAACAGCTGCCCGCAAAACAGCGGCCAAGAAGCCAACTGCGCGGAAAACCGCGGCAAAAACAGCTTCCAAGACAGCATCAAAGAAGACAGCAGCGCCCAAGGCTGAAGCCAAGCCTTCAAAGCCACGCGCGATTGCCCAGCCGGTTATTCGCCGAATCTGGCCGCTGGAGGCGGACGCCCTGCGCCGCCATTTGTGCCGCCTCGACCGCGAAGACCGCACCTTGCGGTTTGGCCGTCCGGTCACAAACCGCTTCATCCAGACCTATGTGGATCGGATCGACTGGTTCCGCGACATCGTGATTGGTGCGGTTGTGGACGGCGAAGTGACAGCGTCGGGTATTCTCACGCCGATCGGATGGCGTCTGCCGCTCGAAGGTTCAGCTGCGGTGGCCGTTGAAAGCAACATGCAGGGCTACGGTCTTGGCTCTGAGCTTACAAAGCGGATGCTGACGATTGGCCGTAATCGCTTCATGAGCCGGATTTACATGCTGTGCCTCGTCAAGAACGAGCGCATGTACCGGATTGCTGAAAAGTTTGGTGGTGAGGTTGATCGGTTCCGTGACGAGACTGTGGAGGCGCAGTTCGACCTGTCACGCCCAACTGTTTCTACGGTGACCACGGAAGCTGTATCCGAAGGTCTTGCCCTGGGACGCACGGTTGTTGGCAAGGTGCCGGTCATCGGTGCATTGGCAAACGGCACCCACGCGGCGTAA
- a CDS encoding sodium-dependent bicarbonate transport family permease: protein MADTLNVALANLASPMVLFFALGFLAALARSELSVPEAVGKGLALYLMLAIGFKGGVSVAEAGLSSALIATAIAGILLGFIIPVIAHTLLRMTTGLDDATRAAVAAHYGSISVVTFVAATEVVTSMGLVFDGYMVAVMALMETPAIIAGLLLARGAVTSTSPETATPWSSLAREVFLNGSVVLLIGAFIVGIITGTKGMEAIGPFVDAPFKGILCLFLLDMGLLAARRLRESTGLTLPLAAFGIYMPLIAAVLGVLTGTLLGLDVGSVALLTVLSASASYIAVPAAMRMALPEANAAIYLTLSMAITFPFNLVIGIPLYISAAQMLAG from the coding sequence ATGGCTGACACACTCAACGTCGCGCTCGCCAATCTGGCCTCGCCCATGGTGCTGTTTTTCGCCCTGGGGTTCCTGGCTGCCCTTGCCCGGTCTGAGTTGTCGGTGCCCGAAGCAGTCGGCAAGGGCCTTGCGCTCTATCTCATGCTCGCCATCGGGTTCAAAGGCGGTGTGTCGGTGGCCGAGGCGGGCCTGAGTTCTGCCCTCATTGCCACGGCAATCGCGGGCATCCTTCTTGGGTTCATCATTCCGGTCATCGCCCACACGCTGTTGCGCATGACGACAGGGCTGGATGACGCAACCCGGGCCGCCGTTGCGGCGCACTACGGCTCCATCAGCGTCGTCACATTTGTAGCTGCCACGGAAGTTGTCACGTCCATGGGGCTCGTTTTTGACGGTTACATGGTTGCTGTCATGGCCTTGATGGAAACCCCCGCCATTATTGCGGGCCTTTTGTTGGCGCGTGGCGCGGTCACATCCACCAGTCCTGAAACGGCCACACCCTGGAGCAGCCTTGCCCGAGAAGTTTTCCTCAACGGCAGCGTAGTGCTGCTCATTGGTGCTTTCATCGTCGGCATCATCACCGGCACCAAGGGCATGGAAGCCATCGGCCCCTTCGTGGACGCGCCCTTCAAAGGCATTTTGTGTCTGTTCCTTCTGGACATGGGGCTGCTCGCAGCGCGTCGCCTGCGTGAATCAACCGGCCTGACACTTCCGCTTGCTGCCTTTGGCATCTACATGCCGCTGATTGCTGCTGTGCTTGGCGTCCTGACCGGTACGCTGCTTGGGCTTGATGTGGGCAGTGTTGCACTGCTGACGGTTCTGAGCGCCAGCGCCTCCTACATTGCAGTTCCTGCCGCCATGCGCATGGCGCTGCCTGAAGCCAATGCCGCCATCTACCTCACATTGTCCATGGCGATCACGTTTCCCTTCAATCTCGTCATCGGAATCCCGCTCTATATATCTGCCGCGCAGATGTTGGCGGGATAA